TGGGCGTCATGTTATACAAAGCTtttcatgcataatatattttatgcaatacgGCCAGGGCTGCATCCAGAATTTCAATTAGGGGgtcattttatataactttacatGTTATCCTtataaggatataaaaaaaaaacaccagtCTGATTGCAGCGTATTAATGTCAAgatgttagtttatttaaaatacaaactaagtattaattttgtatgcTATGtgataagattattttaaatataaacaatatagtGATGCAGTCTTGACCTACGCCCTGCTGTTTTAAAGAAAGACACACTGGAGGGTATAAAAGGCACCTACTATTCCTTTACCTTCACTTAgtgttgtaatttaaattatattaaaaccagTTTGAATAAATTCTGGCTTATAAAGTATGAGCATGTAACATGGAagcttttattttgtaaaatacatgTATTATTAGAAGTTTTGTTATACAAATCAAAGGTATATTTAATTACCCCAATCTATTCTAAGTATATGGTAagcatattatgatatttattgatAGCAACAGtacctacataattttataagtgtcggggatatttatttattcccacAGAGCCATGTCAAAGTCAGCCCTGGTTATCCTGGCACAAGGTGCCGAGGAGATGGAGACCGTCATCACTGTCGACATGTTGAGGAGAGGTGGTGTAAGTAATACAGTTGTTTCGTCTCTAGGTAGATTTTTAGGTCTCTATCAATAGAGATATTTGCAAGAGAGAGACTACTTTAGTAGCAATTAATAAATTGCATATTGTCAGTAGATTATATACTGCTTAAAACCACTAGAATATCAATCCTTTTGATATTAGTATTACATATCAAACCTTGTAGCTGAAGCTAAATTTGAATAGATAGtcaagaatataaaatacacaaaaactgtaatttttatagaattatttgtaCTATTTAACATGTTAACTATGGCTGATACGACAATTATGTATATAGCGTGAAACTAGTATGGTGGACTGGAGTGGAAAAAAAAATGACAGTGTAAGACTGTCTCACTCTCACGCGCCGCACTACATAATTCGACCCACTGGTAGATAGTTCATTGTTTGGGCACTGTAATCAATGTGTTTTTAAGTAATAGACAATTTGCGACATTTaagtacaattatataattattttacatttgtagATCCATTGTAAAGTTGCTGTACACATTTTAGGTGGAAGTGACAATGGCTGGTCTGGATGGCAGTGCTCCAGTGCTGTGTTCGAGGCAGGTGACTCTTGTGCCAGACAAGTCACTGGCAGATGCACTGGCTGAGAAACCTCAGTATGATGCTGTAAGTAGAATAAAATCTAGCTTCTTACTAACATCTACTTTCTCGATATATATCAGTATTTAAAAGTATCTCTGCGCATAATTCACAGAAAATAGAAAtaactgaatggatttgaatgaaattcaaCACATGGGTAGATCATGTCTTCAATTAATACATAGGCaattttttatcccgataatttgaTCCCATGGCGAATAAGATGACGTTAGTGTCCTACCGTTGGCGTTTTGAATCGCTCGTGTATTCCGGCTTTctgtaaaaaatcttttttaggCAGGCAAAGCCATGAACAACATCTAGTTAATCATGTATGGGAATGGagcattttgaaatattataacttttcaAAGTTAATTAAAGCACCAAAATAGAAATTCAAATTTATGGCGTATCTTAGGTAATCTTACCGGGCGGTCTTGAGGGTTCGGACCGTCTCTCCAAGTCGGAAGTGGTTGGCACCCTCCTCAAGGAACATGAGAAGTCAGGGAAGATTGTGGCTGCAATTTGTGCAGGTTAGTACTGGGgtcacaatatttaaatttctgggTTTTGTcagatataagtaattatagtaTTTGTGGACTCTAAGTTCCCCAGTTTGGTATTTCGATAAACTTAcggattcaaaataaataatactttataagcCTGTATAAAAACATATGTGTGAGCTTTCGTAAAATACGGAATTTttgaattatatcaataatttctgtAGCTAATACATCTTTCAAATAGTGGGTGTTTAGATTACAAGTCTAGCCGAAACTGTTGTCTTTTCTcttggaaattatttttgatatatttttttaaataaatgtatttacctGAACAGCGCCAACAGCGTTCGTAGCGCACGGTATCGGTCAAGGCAAGCGCGTCACTTCCTACCCCACCACTAAGGACAAGGTGGCAGGAGGACCCGGGGACTACAAGTACGTGGAGGGGGAGAGGGTGGTGACCGATGGTAACGTGGTCACGAGCCGCGTAAGTActggataatatttttatgcaaaataacaCCATGTGCGAATTTTCAAGaactaaaagaaattatatagtatacaacaaaaaaatatatcctatagtCTAcactataaattacattattatagaactgtatgaaatttaataaaatttatgcaaatatataggaaataatgaatatatattgaaatgtgaTACTTGTTCGCATTTGACTCGTTTAGCGATACGTTTTTGGCGACAAATTCATACTATCCTATGCACTAATAACTAAATTCATCCACCATGTATCATTTAGTtaactttatcaatatttttgttccCAGGGTCCCGGCACAGCTTACTGGTTTGGTCTGACTCTCATTGAACTCCTCACTGGCAAGGAGAAGGCTAATCAGGTTGAAAAGGGAATGATCATCACTGGGTACTAGATCTGAAAACCAGCATGTAaagtctaaaatataattatcactcGCATAAGTTTAAgcatactaaaaatataatcttcgTTGTAATGAAGATGGGCGTCGAATTAGAACTTGGCATAGATTGGCTAATAATTTATGGGAAAGAAGACTTaatcttattgatttttttttgtgaaaatacttttttgggTGTCATGAGTCCCTTAAATGCTCATAGAAGTGCGCCATCGCCCCGTGTATGCGGATATTAGCTTCATATTCTTATATGAATCCTTTTTGTTAAATGCAACTAAAAATTGTGATAAATCGGTTGGACCGAATAAAATTTATCCATCTTATTTAAGGCgcttaaattgtatattttgatgtaacctgtaaatatattatataatcacaaatttcagtttttttattgtaagtacTGCGgaaatttttcattaatttaatatctactctcaaaaaaaaatataggccAAATCCATCTCCTTTATCCATTACCCATCCTTTTAACAATGTTACAAGCACTTAGTTTATTTAACTCGTTTACTTTCCGTCTCGCCTTAAACAGTCGGGCGGCCTCTTAAAGATCTTAATGGGCATgaaatgaagtttatttttataaattatttttgacagcACAAAACATTACTCGAAGTAAAAAACGCAGTATATGTTTTCCACCAAAAAAAAGAATCATGAAACTggcaagaaaataaaaaacgctTACATACAGTTAAAATCTCTATTTCTATACATTCCatccaaatatttacaaatacatagaTAGTATGTAACAacgcatattttaaaatgactaacaatgttcattttaaaaccaaaatagtTTACATCATTAAATACTTCCAAAAGATACCGTAAAATAACTTGTTCACTACCCTTTACatccgtttttaataaatgatcccaatctcaatcttcaagcCGATTCCAAgaacgaaccaatcaaaataagtaatttgtaagtatgtccAAAAATcttcattctgattggtccatttatAGATCGAAAAtttaagatcgtttattgaaaatcgcGGTTAGTAGGCAGTAGAGTTGATCCTATTGTCAAAAAAAGCAGTCAAAATGTCGCAAATTAAcggttgtttaaaaaaatatgtagagcCCCCTGATGCGCTAGGGTATTTTATATCCCCGTCAGATCAATAATACGGTATCTTTTGAAAGAATTTATTTCCCCCATCTTCCATAACTACACAAAGGCGTGTCCTGTAAACAATATATACCATAAACAAGGAAcgaaattaaatgtaaacaaacacttAAGCTCTTCCTATGCTCTTGTTGACAACtcaaaatatgtttgttaagACTTGTTTACAGTGGATTTAATACCTCTGGATGTGGTAaagtatataacaataaaaaacacatcaGCGCCGTATATGCACCCCAGTAATCCCGCAGCTATTACTCAAATGCAAAGTCAGCTGCGAAGACACCataccaaaaacaaaaatatactgcTTCTATCACCCACGTCCACATTATAAGATTGGTCAAAGAAGGTGGATGTAATGCGCGGCGTCCAATTGGAGGAAAATTgaatcttaattattttgtgttggcGGTGAATGGGCTTTGCATTTCTTGAACTCAGTTTTATggtaaatatatcaaaataatgcGACTCGGCCCACTTCGTCGACGATGGGCATTATAGTCTAAAGGACAAAGAGCAAACGGGTCCTCATAACCACATCCTACATtatctataaaaacaataattgatgTGTGGCTACTTTATTAGGCAGTGTTTTCATTTTAAGATACAAAAATGTATGGCATCGATTGTGACTGATAcccttttaaatattctttttatatgaaACATGCGTATCAAGCCTGGAATTAGGATTTATCTGCTGTTTAAATTTTTGGATTAGtgggtatttaaaaataaaatccgccTTTAACCACCAATCTAAAATCTTGACTACACCCCTGGccttataaatacaaaaataaatcatcacTGTATTCTTCAATAAGATCCAAacctaatttaatttcatttgaaatattttacattttatcaaattaaaataaatttataatctttacGCAACAAATaactatacaattataaaataataaaaaaaaaacaatttaatgtatttttataaaaagtatttcgaGTTCATATGGGTTTAAAGATGGTACAATGGATAGGCGTATTTAGTATTGCCAAAGTTATACTTTGCGACCCCTT
The sequence above is drawn from the Manduca sexta isolate Smith_Timp_Sample1 chromosome 28, JHU_Msex_v1.0, whole genome shotgun sequence genome and encodes:
- the LOC115446397 gene encoding protein dj-1beta; the protein is MFCVTKSAFSKTLTLSLKLLAQDLRFAQRRAMSKSALVILAQGAEEMETVITVDMLRRGGVEVTMAGLDGSAPVLCSRQVTLVPDKSLADALAEKPQYDAVILPGGLEGSDRLSKSEVVGTLLKEHEKSGKIVAAICAAPTAFVAHGIGQGKRVTSYPTTKDKVAGGPGDYKYVEGERVVTDGNVVTSRGPGTAYWFGLTLIELLTGKEKANQVEKGMIITGY